ATGCGAAAAGTGTGATGCCGTGGAATGGGTATATAAAAATGGTGATAAAGGCAATGAGTATTTGTCCATCGTATATGCGGATAATTCAGGCAAGCAAAAGAATTTTTATCCTGACTATATTATCAGTGTAAACGGTGAAATTTGGGTCGTGGAGACTAAGGGCGGCTTTGACCGTAGTGGCAATAGCCAAGATATTGACATTTTCACGCCGAAAAAATTCGCCGTGCTGAAAGATTATTTGGAACGCTACAGCTTAAATGGTGGCATTGTCCGCTATGATGAAAAAAGTGAAGAACTGTGCATTTGTATGGACAGCTATTCCGAGGATATTAACAGCGATAGTTGGGTTGTGCTGAGTGATATTTTAAAGTGAGGTGAAAGTCTTGAAGATAATTGACCATAGGGTGTTAACCGAGTTTACTCCTGCAAAAGTTCAATTTTTCAGAATAGATCCTGAAGATATTTCAGCAACATTATCAGATATTTTGCGTGCTCTTATGGACTTGTCTTGGCTCAGTAAATTCGATCAAGACTTTGAACAGAAAGCTTTTGCATCCCGTGCAAAGAAAACTATTGATGATATTAAAGAAAAGTTTGACCAATGCGTTGGTGACAATGTCAGCAAAGATGCTGGTGAGTATGTAGTATCTGAATTAGCCAGAGAAACTATGGTATCGAAATTGGACTATTTAGATATTCCTCTTGATGAACTTGTTGGTAAAAAGCGTTCTGGAAATCCTGGGTTTGATTTTCATTCACAGAATAAGATTACGGATACAGTTATTTTCGGTGAAGCGAAATATATTGCCACTACAACAGCGTATTCATCGGCATTGCCACAAATCGTTGATTTTATTAAAGATGGAAAAGATGTTGAAGATCTTCCTGAATTAAAACCGTTCTGTACAATGTCAGCTTTGCAAAGGGCAGCCGATGGAAGAAAGGGGTTTTCTGCTGCGTTTTCAGCAAAAACTACCAATACAGATAGAATAATCGCTAATATCACGAAGCGCCCGGACTTTCAATCATTACTTCAATATGAGGAACTCATTTTGGTGGCGGTGGACTTATGAATACTGTTTTAGAAAAGGGCAATATCATTGCCAAAATTCGAAAAGGGGAAGATTTGGAGCAGATTATAGACTATGTCAAATCTGAGATTTATCAAAATGGACCCAATAACTCGCTGGTTTTAGAAATAGTATCATATTTCAAACTGTTCCAACCAGAATTTTTCAAAAAGGACGAGCAAGAAATCATTGCCACGATGGGGCTGTTTTTTAAACAGCCCAAAATCGAAAGTCTTACAGGCTCAATCTTTGAGATGTATCACCAGCAACTCAAGGATGAATTTGGCAATGACTATACGCCAATGCAAGCAGATATTCTCAAGAAGATACGAAATTTGCAGTATTTCAGCTTTTCGGCACCAACAAGTACGGGGAAATCATTTGTATTTCGACATCTTATTTCTGAATGTTCCAATGATGTGGTTGTCATCGTCCCCTCAAGAGCACTTATTAACGAGTACTACGACCGATTGAACAATCTTGTGGATCGAAAAACTGTAAATGTCCTGACTTTTGTTGATAGGATTAATACAAAACACATTCACAGAAACATTTTCATACTGACACCTGAGCGTGCAAAAGAGCTGTTCAAAAATAAAGATTGGCTAAAAATTGATTTGATTCTGTTTGATGAAGCTCAACTCAGCGATGAGCACTCGGTGCGAGGTCTCTATTTTGATAGTATTGTGAGGCGAGCACTAAAGTATTTTTTTGATGCAAAATTTGTTTTTGCACATCCATTTGTTGAAAATCCTGAAGCACAATTGCAGAAGAACGGCATTGAAACCATTGATACAACGGCAACATACAGCAATTATGAATTAAAAAATGTAGGACAGATTTTCTATACCCATGACACCACGAACCAAAAATTCTATCATTTCGGGAGTGATCCTGCAACATTGGGAAAACGAAAACTCGAAGCAAACTTTGATCCCATAGAATCAGCACTAAAAAAGGGTGGTAGTGTACTGATCTATGTACCAAAGTCACACATTTATAGTAAGCAGATATATGGGAAATTTCATAAGTATATTTCTATGTGCCAACCAATTAATGATACTACTGCAATAAAAATGATAGATGAGCTAAAGGAGTATATTGGTGCTTCAACAACTGATAAGTCGTTTTATAACTCTGATATGCTGGAAAAATTGAGATGTGGTATTGTTGTTCATCACGGTTCAATGCCATTGACAGCCCGTTTGATATTAGAGCATTTTACACAGCAGGGCTTCTGTAAAATCTGTTTTGCTACTTCTACACTGGAACAGGGAATCAATATGCCATTCGATGTGGTTTATCTTGACCGCTTTGAGGAAAGTAAGACACTGTCTGTTAAAAATCTGATTGGTAGAGCCGGTCGCTCTACCAACAAACCTGTATTTGATTTTGGTAGCGTCATTTTACGACCAAATGCAATGAGTAGATTCCGAAAAGTGTACCGCAAGAAAAATACTCTTTCGTCAAAATCTCGATTAGATACAACCGACGATAAAATTGATGAGAAATATGAGGAGTACAAAGAAGCAATCAAAACAGGAGAATTTTCTGACGAGTATAATCTTACAAATAAAGATCTTGAGAAATTAAAGTCAGATAGCGTTACTACGGTAGTCCCTACATTGTTAGATATGATGTTTACTGATGCAGGGTTTGTGTTGCCTAATGCAGTAGCAAAAGAGGTGTATGAGGACTTTCAGTGCTTATACAAGCAGTACTTAGGTCGAGAACTAACCGCAGCAGAAAAATTCGTTTTTGATTCCGCCATTAAAATAATGATCTGGAAAGTGCACGGCAAAACATTTAGTAAGATTTGTCAAGAGAGATATGCTTATGTTTCCAATGTTACCCAACGGCGATTATTGTTACAAGCAGGTCAACAAGATCGTGCTGATAGCCTGACAGTTCGATATATTGCAGGTTATAGTGATATTCCTGATAAAGAATTGCGTACTTTTCCCTTATTCCCTGCTGCAACAAAGGGTAAAGATGTCGATTACGACCGTATTGTTTATGATACATATGATTTTCTTGATAAACTTATAGGGTTTAAGCTGAGCGATTTGTTCTATGCGATTTTCCATCAGTATTATCTTGCATATCAAGACGATCGTGCTGAAAGATTAGCAAAGTATATCAAATATGGAACGGAAGATTCAACTGAAATATGGATGTTACGATATGGATTTTCTTTCGAAGAAATCGAATGGTTGAAGCCTTGTGTTAAAAGCATTGATCAAACGGAAATTAAATTTAACGAAAAAATTGAAAATCTCAGCGATGCTCAGAAAAGTAGTATTTCAAAATTTATTTTTTAAAATTATATAAGTTTTGAGAACTTATCACAATGTGTAATTGGAACTTAACACAACGGGGCTGTAAAATAAGTCCTTAATTAGGAATCGCCAGTTCCGGCAAATGCCGGTTCTGGCGATTCCTTGTTTCAATATCTGTTATATGAACATGATTTCTGATCTTATATGTAAAAAAACGTACACTTAATAAAGCTATATGTATAACTTTTACATTTTAAGCAACCATTTCTTGTCTCCGCTTTTTATTATGATATTTATAAAGGTTAAAGCCACACGAAATCAATGTGACTTCGAGTATTACGTTTTTCTCGCCTCTCCGAAATAATCTTTTGTAAGATTTATCCCACTTTAAAATCCCAAATGTTCCTTCTGCCTGAATACTTCGATTCATTCCTAAAAGACTTCCTTGGGTGGTTTCAAGATTTTTGATCACCTCCTGATGGATGGCTGTCAATTCCTGATTCATGCGAATTGTTCGATTACCAGAGGCCTTTGAACTGCATTCTTTTTTATGCTGGCAACCATCTCAAGATTCACATTCATAGAGTTCTTCTGTTCTTCCATATTTATTCTTATAAACATGACGTTTGCCTTTAAAGTAAAATCTCTTGCCATTTGGGCAGATCGGGTTCCCAGATTCATCCCTTCCAAAGTTTACAGCACGATATGGGTCTTTATGATATTTCTTATCTGTTGTTTCTTTCTTGAACATAGTGAATTTCATATACTTTTCCATCCCATGCTCTTCACAATAAAGATCGTTATTGTAAGAACCATATCCCGCATCGGCAACTGGATATTTGGGGTAATGTCCGTACATTTCATTAAATTTCTCCATCAGCGGAACAAAGCATTCCATATCTGATGCATAGTGTTTTACATCTACTGCCGCAATGTATTCATCACAGACAGCAGTCTGGAGATTATACGCTGGAAGCAGCTGATCATTTCCCATGTAATCTCTTTTTAAACGCATAAATGTGGCATCATGGTCTGTTTTGGAATAACTGTTTCTTTCATCTCCACAGATTTCTATATGATGTGCATATGTTTTCAAGCGTTCAAGATATCTCTGCAATTCCTGATACTGTTTTTGCTGAATACTTTTTCTGTGACCACAGCCGGAAACAAACGAGGACTCCTTCAGAGCTGTTTCTTTTTTGTACATTTCCAACAGTTCACAAACATAATCAATGGCATACTCTTCCCTCTTTTGAAGCTTTACACCGAAATAGCTTAACACGTTTTGGTTCATGGCCTCGATCAGCATTGAAATCTTTTTAAAAACCTTATCTCGATTTTTTGTACAAGATTTTTTCCATATCCAGGTATATCGATTCGCATTCGCCTCTATTTTAGTACCATCGATATAAGTATGTTCCAGATCCACCTGGTTTTTTTCAAAAATATAAGTATTCACATCCAAAAAATCTGTTCGATTGAATCTGTAAGTTCATTTCGGATGATGTTGCCGAAAGTAACAAAGGAAGGGGGTCTCATGCCATCAAGCAGGTACATGTATCGGATATCATTTCTACAGAGTTTTTCAATATTTCTCAGAGAACAGATTCCGTGTTCCATAAAAGCAAAGAGTATTACTTTGAGGAGTTTCTGTTCATCACATCTTGGACGACCTGTTTTGTATCCCTTCTCTACAAAATATCCTGATAGGTCAATGTGATCCATTACTTCGCAGAAAGTATATACAGGATCAGAAATATCAATTAATTTTTCAATTTCTAATGGTAATTTTAATTGTCTTACAGTATAATTATTATTGGTATTTTTAGTTAGTCGCATAATTAATTATACCAAAAAAACGCTGAAATCTCACGACCTCAGCGTTTTTTAGAGCTGTTTTTTTACAGCTCCGTTCTAAGTTAGTTGTAAATTATATCGTGATTCACGATTTCTGTTGCTCTGCTTTGGATGTTATTCATTCGTGCAATCCACTCCATTTGATTATTCGCTTTTAGCTGCTCGGTCACACCCTCTCGCTCTGCCATCTGCTCTATCAACCGGGAAAACATTTCCTTCGCTTGTTTATCAATGTCGGAAAGGTAGGTGTTCAGCCTGCCGCTTGTGAGCAGGTTAAGATATGTAATCCTGCGATACTCTTTCAGATACCGCAAATGCCTCTGTCCCCATATCCCTATAGGCTGTCCTTTTTCGGCGGGTAAGGCAAGGTCGGGCAAATAATAATCGCCTTGCAAGCTATAACTGATACCTGTTTTTTCATCAATGTAATGCTGTTTCATTTCTGTGATCCTTCGATATGATTGATTTTCCTACCATCCAATCATTCTGACTGATTACAAAAGCCAAAGGGAGACAACTTCCTTACGAAATGTCTCCCTTTTCAGCTTTCTTTTTCTCTTGAAACAAAGGGTAAGAAATGTTACACTAAATTTGAAAATCAAGCAAGGTGGATGACAGAAATGGAAGAGTTTCAGGGCACACAGTGTCTGTACCAAATAGAAAAGGGATATATAAAGATTACAGCCTGCCGCAGCTTTGACAATATTGCAGTAATTCCGGCTGAGATAGCCGGCCTGCCTGTTGCAGAAATAGGTCCTTACGCGTTTTCCTCAGAAAGGAGAGAGCTTCCCCAGGGGACTTGGACTGCTTTAGACAGGGTAGGGGGAGAGGGACAAGAGCCTCCCCTGTTAGAGGGACTTAGATTAAAAGAGGTGCGCCTGCCGGCTACTGTGAGAAAAATTGGGCCTTATGCTTTTTATAACTGTGAAAATTGGGAAAGATTTTACTTTTACAGCAGCACAAATGATATTGGAGCAGGGGCATTTACTGGATGTAAGGGTGTAAACTATATGAATGTAACAGTTCTTCCAGAGGTCCGCTCAGGCTTAAAGGATATTTTATTTGAGATGCGCCAGGAGATTTCTGTGGATTATTATATGGAAAGGGATGGGGAGACTAGCTATGCAAAGCTGATCTTTCCGGAATTTTTTGAGGAAGCTGTGGAAAATACGCCTGCCCGGATTATATCAAACTGCACTCATGGGTCAGGCCACTGCTATAGATATTGTTTTGAGGGCAGAGAGTTAAAATTCAGGGAATATGATTCACAGTTTTATAATATGACCGTGGTGGAACGGGAAGAGCTTTGTACAGATATGGCTGTAAACAGACTGAGATATCCCTACAGTCTGGCCGGGGAGCACAGGGAAAAATATAAAGATTATTTAAATAAACACAGGGTAACAGGAGCCAGGCTGGCTTTAAAAAGACAGGATTTGGACCAGCTAAGGTGGCTGTTAAAGGAAACGGACTATTCTCAGGAGGAGCTGGGACAAGCCATAGATGAGGCCTCTAAATTGAGAAATCAGGAAGGCCTTAGTTTCCTTATGGATTACCGGCATTCACATTTTAAGCCGGCGCGGAAAAAGTTTACATTGTAAGCTGCCCCTTTGCGGTTTGGCGGCAGAACGGAGGAAGCATGATAGATCCTACCAGACAAAGGCAGCTGGAAGAGTTGAATCTGGTAAATGTATGTACAGAAATATTAAGTAATTCCAGAAACGAATTGTATATTAATATGAGATTTCTGGATGTATCTTTAAGCAGCCTGGATTTTGTGGCAGATCCAGGCTGCAACGGTGTGGGCACAGATGGATTTGTGCTGTATTATCATCCTCAGTATCTTTGCGATTTGTATCAAAAAGGCAGAATCTATGTCAATCGTTCCTATCTTCATCTGGTGCTTCACTGCTTATTCTGCCACATGGATACAATAGGAAAACGGGCAAAAGAATACTGGAATCTGGCCTGCGATATTGCCATGGAATCTATTATAGACAGTATGTATTTAAAATGCATCAGAGTGTCCCCGTCTGCATACAGAAGAGAGCTTTATCTTAGACTGAAAAGGGAGATGAAGGTGCTGACGGCAGAAGGAATTTATAAGGCTCTTCAGAAAATGGAATTAAATGAACAGCAGTATATGCGCATGGCTGCCGAGTTCTGCATAGATGACCACAAATACTGGTATGATAAAGATTCCAATAAAAGGTCTCAGCCCAGGAAAAATAAATGGGATAAAAACAGGCAGAAGATGCAGACGGAGATGGAAACCTTTGCCAACCAGGCTTCTGATGACAGCGGAGACCTTTTAGAGCAGGTAAAGGTAGAAAATAGAGAACGGTACGACTATAAAAAGTTTTTGAGAAAGTTTGCAGTTCTAAAGGAAGAGATGCAGGTAGATGCAGACTCCTTTGACTATGTATTTTATACTTACGGTCTGGAGCTTTATGGGAATATGCCTTTAATTGAGCCTCAGGAGACAAAGGAAATGTACAGAGTAGAGGATTTTGTCATTGTAATTGACACCTCCATGTCCTGTTCCGGGGAGCTGGTAAAGCGTTTTCTGGAGGAAACTTATGCTGTGCTTTGCGAGTCGGAAAGCTATTTCAGGAAAATTAATATCCATATTATTCAGTGCGATGACAAGATACAAAACGATACAATTATCACCAGTCAGGAAGAAATGGACCAATATATGAAGGACTTTACTATTATGGGCCACGGGGGGACAGATTTCAGGCCGGCTTTTGAATATGTAAACAGTTTAGTGCTGCAGCAAAGGTTCCACAAGCTGAGAGGGCTGATTTACTTTACAGACGGGGAGGGAATATACCCTGTTAAAATGCCTCCTTATGAAACAGCCTTTGTGTTTATAAAAGATAATTATACGGATTTGTCTGTCCCTTCATGGGCTATGAAGCTGATTTTAGAGCCTGGGGATCTGGCGGCTCAGCCTGAGGAGGAGCTGGAGGATGACTGGGGAGGCCAGATTATCTGGACAGAAGGCGGAGAACGTGAAATGTAAAAGGAGATCATATTATTATGAATATTAAAAGAGCAAAAGAAGAAATTAAAAATTCTATAGAAGCATATTTATTGAAGGATGAATTTGGAGCGTATGCCATTCCCTCAATCAGACAAAGACCAGTACTGTTAATCGGACCTCCAGGAGTGGGAAAAACTCAGATTATGGAGCAGGTTGCAAGAGAGTGTGAAATTGGACTGGTATCTTATACCATCACCCACCATACAAGACAAAGCGCAGTAGGTCTGCCTTTTATTTCTAAGAAATCCTATGGAGGAAAAGAGTATTCTGTTA
The window above is part of the Lachnoclostridium edouardi genome. Proteins encoded here:
- a CDS encoding leucine-rich repeat protein, which produces MEEFQGTQCLYQIEKGYIKITACRSFDNIAVIPAEIAGLPVAEIGPYAFSSERRELPQGTWTALDRVGGEGQEPPLLEGLRLKEVRLPATVRKIGPYAFYNCENWERFYFYSSTNDIGAGAFTGCKGVNYMNVTVLPEVRSGLKDILFEMRQEISVDYYMERDGETSYAKLIFPEFFEEAVENTPARIISNCTHGSGHCYRYCFEGRELKFREYDSQFYNMTVVEREELCTDMAVNRLRYPYSLAGEHREKYKDYLNKHRVTGARLALKRQDLDQLRWLLKETDYSQEELGQAIDEASKLRNQEGLSFLMDYRHSHFKPARKKFTL
- a CDS encoding DEAD/DEAH box helicase yields the protein MNTVLEKGNIIAKIRKGEDLEQIIDYVKSEIYQNGPNNSLVLEIVSYFKLFQPEFFKKDEQEIIATMGLFFKQPKIESLTGSIFEMYHQQLKDEFGNDYTPMQADILKKIRNLQYFSFSAPTSTGKSFVFRHLISECSNDVVVIVPSRALINEYYDRLNNLVDRKTVNVLTFVDRINTKHIHRNIFILTPERAKELFKNKDWLKIDLILFDEAQLSDEHSVRGLYFDSIVRRALKYFFDAKFVFAHPFVENPEAQLQKNGIETIDTTATYSNYELKNVGQIFYTHDTTNQKFYHFGSDPATLGKRKLEANFDPIESALKKGGSVLIYVPKSHIYSKQIYGKFHKYISMCQPINDTTAIKMIDELKEYIGASTTDKSFYNSDMLEKLRCGIVVHHGSMPLTARLILEHFTQQGFCKICFATSTLEQGINMPFDVVYLDRFEESKTLSVKNLIGRAGRSTNKPVFDFGSVILRPNAMSRFRKVYRKKNTLSSKSRLDTTDDKIDEKYEEYKEAIKTGEFSDEYNLTNKDLEKLKSDSVTTVVPTLLDMMFTDAGFVLPNAVAKEVYEDFQCLYKQYLGRELTAAEKFVFDSAIKIMIWKVHGKTFSKICQERYAYVSNVTQRRLLLQAGQQDRADSLTVRYIAGYSDIPDKELRTFPLFPAATKGKDVDYDRIVYDTYDFLDKLIGFKLSDLFYAIFHQYYLAYQDDRAERLAKYIKYGTEDSTEIWMLRYGFSFEEIEWLKPCVKSIDQTEIKFNEKIENLSDAQKSSISKFIF
- a CDS encoding TnpV protein, giving the protein MKQHYIDEKTGISYSLQGDYYLPDLALPAEKGQPIGIWGQRHLRYLKEYRRITYLNLLTSGRLNTYLSDIDKQAKEMFSRLIEQMAEREGVTEQLKANNQMEWIARMNNIQSRATEIVNHDIIYN
- a CDS encoding vWA domain-containing protein yields the protein MIDPTRQRQLEELNLVNVCTEILSNSRNELYINMRFLDVSLSSLDFVADPGCNGVGTDGFVLYYHPQYLCDLYQKGRIYVNRSYLHLVLHCLFCHMDTIGKRAKEYWNLACDIAMESIIDSMYLKCIRVSPSAYRRELYLRLKREMKVLTAEGIYKALQKMELNEQQYMRMAAEFCIDDHKYWYDKDSNKRSQPRKNKWDKNRQKMQTEMETFANQASDDSGDLLEQVKVENRERYDYKKFLRKFAVLKEEMQVDADSFDYVFYTYGLELYGNMPLIEPQETKEMYRVEDFVIVIDTSMSCSGELVKRFLEETYAVLCESESYFRKINIHIIQCDDKIQNDTIITSQEEMDQYMKDFTIMGHGGTDFRPAFEYVNSLVLQQRFHKLRGLIYFTDGEGIYPVKMPPYETAFVFIKDNYTDLSVPSWAMKLILEPGDLAAQPEEELEDDWGGQIIWTEGGEREM